A single region of the Gracilibacillus caseinilyticus genome encodes:
- the ntdP gene encoding nucleoside tri-diphosphate phosphatase — translation MDGLEPGKIIQIQSYKHNGQLHRVWDTTTVLKGTSNRVIGANDKTLVTESDGRTWITREPAICFFHAKYWFNVIGMLRDDGIHYYCNISSPFVFEDGAIKYIDYDLDVKVFPDMTYTLLDEDEYEIHKQQMNYPKVLDKILWNNVDNLLNWIRQRKGPFSPEFVDQWYEFYLTYRS, via the coding sequence ATGGATGGCCTTGAACCAGGAAAGATTATACAAATTCAAAGCTATAAGCATAACGGTCAGCTCCATCGTGTCTGGGATACCACTACTGTATTAAAAGGGACGAGTAATCGGGTAATAGGAGCTAATGATAAAACACTCGTGACCGAAAGTGATGGTCGAACATGGATAACTCGGGAACCAGCAATATGTTTCTTTCATGCTAAGTATTGGTTTAATGTCATCGGTATGTTACGTGACGACGGCATCCATTATTATTGCAATATTAGTTCTCCATTTGTTTTTGAAGACGGAGCAATCAAATATATTGATTATGATTTAGATGTCAAAGTTTTTCCAGATATGACTTATACGCTATTAGATGAAGATGAGTATGAAATTCATAAACAACAAATGAATTATCCGAAAGTTTTGGACAAAATATTATGGAACAACGTCGACAATTTACTGAACTGGATACGACAACGCAAAGGACCATTTTCACCAGAATTTGTCGATCAATGGTATGAATTCTACTTAACATATCGTTCGTAG
- a CDS encoding gamma-type small acid-soluble spore protein — MAKQNNPNNPSKTNAQEVQRQNQQAAQGQGQYGTEFASETNAQEVRKQNQKSQNKKK, encoded by the coding sequence ATGGCTAAACAAAACAATCCAAACAACCCAAGCAAAACAAATGCACAAGAAGTACAGCGTCAAAATCAACAGGCAGCACAAGGTCAAGGACAATATGGTACTGAGTTTGCAAGCGAAACAAATGCACAAGAAGTACGCAAACAAAACCAAAAGTCTCAAAACAAAAAGAAATAA
- the mutY gene encoding A/G-specific adenine glycosylase: MNYTSTINIPQFREDLITWFEKEQRSLPWRENRDPYRVWVSEIMLQQTKVDTVIPYFKNFIDHFPTLSALANANEQEVLKAWEGLGYYSRARNLQTAVKEVVEQYDAKVPDDPRQLGDLKGVGPYTKGAILSIAYGIPEPAVDGNVMRVLSRILRIEEDIAKPKTRKTFEAAVRDLISSENPSAFNQGLMELGALICTPKSPSCLLCPVQEHCTAFRDGVEQSLPIKKKKTKQSVHTYFALVVEDDTGKFILEQRPNQGLLAQLWQFPMVKPVEVGEHYIAAYVEEKFDVKVSDMQKLETVKHVFSHLTWFLEVRYIRVKGTLHAADKNMVLVTKEEMTPYPLPVSHQNIYKQLP; the protein is encoded by the coding sequence TTGAATTATACATCTACTATCAATATACCCCAATTCCGTGAGGATCTAATCACATGGTTTGAGAAAGAACAGCGGTCGTTACCATGGAGAGAGAATCGTGATCCTTATCGAGTATGGGTATCTGAAATCATGTTACAACAAACAAAAGTTGATACCGTTATTCCCTATTTTAAAAATTTTATCGACCATTTTCCAACGTTATCGGCGTTAGCAAACGCAAATGAGCAAGAAGTCTTAAAAGCCTGGGAAGGATTAGGCTATTATTCACGTGCTCGTAATTTGCAAACGGCGGTTAAAGAAGTAGTCGAACAATATGACGCGAAAGTGCCGGACGATCCCAGGCAGTTAGGCGATCTGAAAGGTGTTGGTCCGTATACTAAGGGTGCTATCTTAAGTATAGCATACGGAATTCCAGAGCCTGCCGTTGATGGCAATGTCATGCGAGTATTATCAAGAATTTTGCGAATAGAAGAAGACATTGCCAAACCAAAAACAAGAAAAACATTTGAAGCGGCGGTTCGTGATCTGATTTCGAGTGAAAATCCATCTGCTTTTAATCAAGGTCTCATGGAATTAGGAGCGCTGATCTGTACACCAAAAAGTCCGAGTTGTTTACTGTGTCCGGTTCAAGAGCATTGTACTGCTTTCCGCGATGGGGTGGAACAGTCTTTACCTATTAAGAAGAAAAAAACAAAGCAATCTGTCCATACTTATTTTGCGCTAGTAGTGGAAGATGATACCGGAAAATTCATTTTAGAGCAGCGACCGAATCAAGGCTTGCTGGCACAGCTTTGGCAATTTCCTATGGTGAAACCTGTTGAAGTAGGAGAACATTACATAGCCGCTTATGTGGAAGAGAAATTTGATGTCAAAGTGTCTGATATGCAGAAGTTAGAGACTGTAAAGCATGTTTTTTCCCATTTAACATGGTTTTTAGAAGTGCGCTACATTCGGGTCAAAGGTACATTGCATGCAGCGGATAAAAATATGGTACTGGTGACAAAAGAAGAAATGACGCCATATCCACTACCCGTTTCCCATCAAAATATTTATAAACAATTGCCGTGA
- a CDS encoding metal-dependent hydrolase yields the protein MDTGTHIAMGIALGGFATLDPAVQQDPTLFTAIMVGTIVGSHAPDFDTVLKLRNNAAYIRNHRGITHSIPAVCFWGIAIASIIYLFVPDVNFLHLWLWTFLAVILHVFVDIFNAYGTQAYRPFTKRWVAYGFISTFDPYIFSLHVIGIVAWILSANPGYLWPMIYIIIVLYYIKRYIDKREIVKMIHEHYDHVSQIATSPTTKQNIWRICFTTDQHYFVGHIREGHIEIDDKFYQIPIPDDPLMNLALEDKNVSAFLSFSPIYRWEINMYDDFNEVRFVDLRYRSDGHYPFVAVVQIDENMKVMNSYTGWVFSEEKLQDKLNLGDMV from the coding sequence ATGGATACTGGCACACATATTGCAATGGGAATTGCTTTAGGCGGTTTTGCAACATTAGATCCGGCCGTACAACAAGATCCAACATTATTTACCGCAATTATGGTGGGAACCATCGTCGGTTCACATGCACCAGATTTCGATACCGTGCTGAAATTACGGAACAATGCCGCGTATATCCGTAACCATCGGGGTATTACGCATTCTATTCCTGCAGTTTGCTTCTGGGGGATTGCCATTGCATCCATTATCTATTTATTCGTTCCTGACGTTAATTTTCTTCATTTATGGTTATGGACATTTTTAGCTGTTATTCTCCATGTCTTTGTAGATATATTTAATGCGTATGGGACACAAGCATATCGCCCATTTACAAAAAGGTGGGTTGCATATGGCTTTATCAGCACATTTGACCCTTATATATTCAGCCTGCATGTAATCGGAATTGTGGCATGGATATTAAGTGCAAACCCTGGATATTTGTGGCCAATGATTTATATCATTATAGTATTGTATTACATTAAAAGGTATATCGACAAGCGCGAAATCGTCAAAATGATACATGAACATTATGATCATGTTAGTCAAATCGCTACTTCTCCAACAACGAAACAAAATATTTGGCGGATATGTTTTACGACTGATCAGCATTATTTTGTGGGACACATAAGGGAAGGCCACATTGAAATCGATGATAAATTTTATCAGATTCCAATTCCAGATGATCCATTAATGAATCTTGCATTAGAGGATAAAAATGTTTCAGCGTTTCTATCCTTTTCTCCGATTTACCGGTGGGAAATAAATATGTATGATGACTTTAATGAAGTACGGTTTGTAGATCTACGCTATCGATCAGACGGCCACTATCCATTCGTTGCCGTTGTACAGATCGATGAAAACATGAAGGTGATGAATTCTTACACCGGCTGGGTTTTTTCAGAAGAAAAATTACAAGACAAATTAAACCTCGGTGATATGGTGTGA
- a CDS encoding YfhJ family protein codes for MQEGIKRLAAELNDVNPSLTILEARSWVELLWEDFESTRAKAGREYEGVEVTQKIVRHWIQQYGDRLDDFMTRYPKYQEMIYGENNTKH; via the coding sequence ATGCAGGAAGGAATAAAAAGACTTGCAGCTGAATTAAATGATGTGAATCCATCGCTAACCATTTTAGAAGCCCGCAGCTGGGTGGAGTTATTATGGGAGGATTTCGAATCAACCAGAGCTAAAGCAGGTCGAGAATACGAAGGAGTAGAAGTGACGCAGAAAATCGTCAGACACTGGATCCAGCAATACGGTGATCGTTTAGATGATTTTATGACACGCTATCCTAAATATCAGGAAATGATTTATGGTGAAAATAATACGAAGCATTAA
- a CDS encoding YfhH family protein, which translates to MERRYSTYTVEELRAEVAQLKEQLQKAEQWGNVSEYEILQRKMQMAAAYLVNPADFKKGERYELAGDPGQTFEITYINGVFAWGHRINLLGQKFETEEAVPLSILGDKQ; encoded by the coding sequence ATGGAACGCAGATATAGCACATACACAGTAGAAGAGTTGCGAGCAGAAGTGGCACAATTAAAGGAACAATTACAAAAGGCAGAGCAGTGGGGGAATGTCAGTGAGTATGAGATTCTTCAGCGAAAAATGCAAATGGCCGCTGCCTATTTGGTGAATCCAGCTGATTTCAAAAAGGGAGAGCGTTATGAATTAGCAGGCGATCCTGGACAAACTTTTGAAATTACGTATATAAATGGAGTATTTGCCTGGGGACATCGCATCAATCTTCTCGGTCAGAAGTTTGAAACAGAAGAAGCGGTCCCATTATCTATTTTAGGAGATAAGCAGTAA
- a CDS encoding HAD family hydrolase translates to MIKLFATDLDGTLLKHGNRIKTEDISAIELLKDSNIDFAIATGRMDRDILQVCEKINTPAHRISQNGAFVDTKSNERILANTFDIETSSALHHAISQFPNPFCVTTADEAYISVKTPEIEAMEKILYFPLVEGVDFADEYQENFLPSKYMLLGEQKDIVAFQADIHEKFHAVCESYLSDPRCVDIVPKGVSKAVGLIALAEYLAIKPDEIAVIGDSFNDIPMFEMTPNSFAMSTAPEAVRKKAANVVDNVHEAIAYVQQSVSTN, encoded by the coding sequence TTGATAAAATTATTTGCAACTGATTTGGATGGCACTTTATTAAAACACGGTAATCGTATCAAAACGGAAGACATATCAGCAATTGAGCTCTTGAAAGACAGTAACATTGACTTTGCCATCGCTACAGGACGGATGGATCGAGATATTCTTCAAGTTTGTGAGAAAATCAATACACCTGCGCATCGTATAAGTCAGAATGGTGCATTTGTCGATACGAAGAGTAACGAAAGAATACTTGCCAACACATTTGATATCGAAACAAGCAGTGCCCTGCACCATGCGATCAGTCAATTTCCTAATCCATTCTGTGTCACGACTGCAGATGAAGCATATATTTCCGTCAAAACGCCTGAAATCGAGGCAATGGAAAAAATTCTCTACTTTCCTCTTGTCGAAGGTGTTGATTTTGCTGATGAATACCAGGAAAATTTCTTACCGAGTAAATATATGCTTTTAGGTGAACAAAAAGATATCGTAGCATTTCAAGCAGATATCCATGAGAAATTCCATGCGGTCTGTGAAAGTTATTTATCTGATCCACGTTGTGTAGATATCGTACCGAAGGGTGTTAGTAAAGCAGTAGGATTAATCGCATTAGCAGAATACCTAGCGATTAAACCTGATGAAATAGCGGTTATTGGAGATTCGTTTAATGACATTCCGATGTTTGAGATGACACCGAACAGCTTTGCAATGAGTACCGCTCCTGAAGCAGTACGAAAAAAAGCTGCAAATGTTGTCGACAATGTGCATGAGGCAATTGCATATGTTCAACAAAGTGTGAGCACTAACTAA
- the recX gene encoding recombination regulator RecX, translating to MLPEIAKITTQKKAKDRYNIFLKEHENEYYGFSVNEDLLITFHLHKGQMLTPDMIAQIQEKDSSYKAYTLSVRYLSYRMRSEQEIVDYLIRKEVDEQYIDEVTARLKREGLIDDLVFAEALVRTRMETSTKGPLLVKKELADKGVNADFTAQALLLFSFDKQFKKVEKLIHKKLSASSKKSYQQQLDSAKQTAIQKGFGFDVISEVIGQINSTRDEEEEYNAIVFQGEKLVTKFQKKEAGQGWKLKVKAALFRKGFPADLIERFLDEYAEEH from the coding sequence ATGTTGCCCGAAATAGCTAAAATCACAACGCAAAAGAAAGCGAAGGATCGTTATAATATTTTTCTGAAAGAACATGAGAATGAATATTACGGATTTAGCGTGAATGAAGATCTGCTGATTACGTTTCATTTACATAAAGGTCAGATGTTAACCCCTGATATGATTGCACAAATCCAGGAAAAGGATTCTTCCTATAAGGCATATACCCTTTCTGTTAGGTATTTAAGTTACAGGATGCGATCTGAGCAAGAAATTGTTGATTATTTAATACGAAAAGAAGTTGATGAACAGTATATCGACGAGGTAACGGCTCGTTTGAAACGGGAAGGGCTAATTGATGATCTAGTTTTCGCCGAAGCCTTGGTCAGGACAAGAATGGAAACTTCGACGAAAGGTCCTCTCCTTGTGAAGAAAGAATTGGCAGACAAAGGTGTAAATGCAGACTTTACAGCACAAGCATTATTACTTTTCTCATTTGATAAGCAATTTAAAAAAGTAGAGAAATTAATTCATAAGAAATTATCCGCATCAAGTAAAAAATCATATCAACAACAACTGGACAGCGCTAAACAAACAGCTATCCAAAAAGGATTCGGCTTCGATGTTATTTCAGAGGTGATCGGCCAGATCAATTCAACCCGTGATGAAGAAGAAGAATATAATGCTATTGTATTTCAAGGTGAGAAGTTGGTGACAAAATTTCAAAAGAAAGAAGCCGGCCAAGGATGGAAGCTTAAGGTGAAAGCAGCCCTGTTCCGAAAAGGATTCCCAGCGGATTTAATTGAGCGTTTTCTAGATGAATATGCAGAAGAGCACTAA
- a CDS encoding TIGR01777 family oxidoreductase gives MNIVIAGGTGYVGKNLTTALTNNGHNVYILTRNPDQHHNQEKVTYIGWLNEEYQPEQQLPDIDAIVNLAGDSLFGYWTKTKKDKIFQSRINATYALIDLIKKMNTKPEVLINASAVGYFGTSQDQTFTEFSEEKGNDFLAEVTQAWEQTAVEARSYGVRTVIARLGVILGKEGALPLMAMPFRLFVGGKIGSGKQWVSWIHIDDVVGLILFAIHNKEVNKAFHLTSPQPVQNKALARTLGIVLHRPNWFPTPTFLLKTVLGDMSILVVDGQKVLPEKAMDLGYEFNFPTIEMALNKIYE, from the coding sequence ATGAATATCGTTATTGCAGGTGGAACAGGTTATGTAGGCAAAAATCTGACAACAGCTTTGACTAACAATGGACATAATGTTTATATATTAACAAGAAATCCAGATCAGCATCACAATCAAGAAAAGGTAACCTATATTGGCTGGCTGAATGAGGAATATCAACCTGAACAGCAGCTGCCTGACATTGATGCCATCGTCAATCTTGCAGGCGATTCCTTATTCGGATACTGGACAAAAACAAAGAAAGATAAAATTTTTCAAAGCAGAATTAATGCAACTTATGCGTTGATCGATTTAATCAAGAAGATGAATACAAAGCCAGAAGTACTTATTAACGCATCAGCAGTCGGCTATTTTGGCACATCACAGGACCAGACCTTTACTGAATTCTCTGAAGAAAAAGGGAATGATTTCTTAGCTGAAGTTACCCAAGCATGGGAGCAAACTGCTGTTGAAGCACGCTCATACGGTGTACGAACAGTGATCGCAAGACTTGGAGTAATCCTGGGCAAAGAAGGTGCACTTCCATTGATGGCAATGCCCTTCCGCTTATTTGTCGGAGGGAAAATCGGCTCCGGTAAGCAATGGGTTTCTTGGATTCATATTGATGATGTCGTTGGATTGATTCTGTTTGCCATTCACAATAAGGAAGTGAATAAAGCCTTTCATTTAACAAGTCCTCAGCCTGTTCAGAACAAAGCCTTAGCCCGAACACTCGGTATAGTATTACATCGGCCGAATTGGTTTCCGACGCCAACATTTTTACTGAAAACTGTTTTAGGAGATATGAGCATTTTAGTGGTTGATGGTCAGAAGGTACTTCCAGAGAAAGCAATGGATTTAGGCTATGAGTTCAACTTCCCAACTATTGAGATGGCGTTGAATAAAATCTACGAATAA
- a CDS encoding GNAT family N-acetyltransferase, with amino-acid sequence MLKKRDVQDAPVLFELMSHPEVFPYVRHKAYSSDEFYFLTKQTIEAEENGELISRTIMDEYYNPIGTINLFDIENNGGFLATWIGQPYFGKGYNKLAKDAFFNEMFCHHPIDTIFIKIRRTNTRSLKAILKIPYVMHGNEVYDGVFAKINCDQEEPVYDLYVIKKETYFSHLESAKENEEAI; translated from the coding sequence ATGCTTAAAAAACGAGATGTTCAGGACGCACCGGTTTTATTCGAATTAATGTCACATCCTGAAGTTTTTCCGTATGTTAGACACAAAGCATATTCCAGTGATGAATTTTACTTTTTAACGAAACAAACCATAGAGGCCGAAGAAAACGGTGAATTGATTTCACGTACGATTATGGATGAATATTATAATCCAATTGGAACGATTAATTTATTTGATATCGAAAATAATGGCGGATTTCTGGCTACATGGATCGGCCAGCCCTATTTCGGCAAAGGCTATAACAAATTAGCAAAGGATGCTTTCTTTAATGAGATGTTTTGCCATCATCCGATTGATACTATTTTCATTAAGATCCGCCGTACTAATACACGTTCTTTAAAGGCGATCTTAAAGATTCCATATGTCATGCATGGAAATGAAGTATATGATGGGGTTTTTGCTAAAATAAACTGTGACCAGGAAGAACCTGTTTATGACTTATATGTGATCAAAAAAGAAACGTACTTCTCCCATTTAGAATCGGCCAAAGAAAACGAAGAAGCAATTTGA
- a CDS encoding CidA/LrgA family protein: protein MKYIRIVLQISVLFIFSYIGEWIQEVFSLFIPGSIIGMLLFFVLLTTKIIKVKWIEDGIDFIMKDMPIFFVPVTVGVVEHLHFFAGKGSLLIPLTMLSTFLVVSISSLFTSLLLKKEADSHE, encoded by the coding sequence ATGAAATATATTCGAATTGTTTTACAAATAAGTGTGTTATTTATTTTTTCTTATATTGGTGAATGGATCCAGGAAGTGTTCTCACTCTTTATCCCAGGTAGCATCATCGGCATGCTGCTCTTTTTTGTGCTCCTTACAACTAAAATAATAAAAGTAAAATGGATCGAGGACGGCATCGACTTCATTATGAAAGACATGCCGATCTTTTTTGTTCCTGTAACGGTTGGGGTTGTGGAACATCTTCACTTCTTTGCTGGAAAAGGAAGTCTGTTAATCCCCCTCACGATGCTGAGTACCTTTTTGGTCGTTTCGATCAGCAGTCTCTTCACCTCGTTACTTCTAAAGAAAGAAGCTGATAGCCATGAATGA
- a CDS encoding LrgB family protein, which yields MNDIITGACFFLVTILVFAIAKQVYKRIPTPFTLPIFLTSVFFVIVLLTTDFSYPDYWNGGKWIDQFLGPVVVALALPLYRQLDLIKRYARTILTGVFAGSVIGVLTGIIGAKLLGFKNFIIQTVAAKSVTTPVALSITDTAHGNLALAAVFVMIAGISGAMFGPLILRLCRITHPVARGIGIGTASHAIGTSKALELGELEGSVSALSMTISAVIVSFLVPLFLVFV from the coding sequence ATGAATGATATCATCACTGGTGCTTGCTTTTTCCTGGTCACCATACTTGTCTTCGCGATTGCCAAACAAGTATATAAGAGAATTCCGACTCCTTTTACATTGCCAATCTTTTTGACGTCTGTATTTTTTGTCATTGTATTATTGACTACAGATTTTTCTTACCCCGATTATTGGAATGGTGGCAAATGGATCGATCAATTTCTTGGACCCGTCGTAGTCGCATTGGCTTTACCATTGTATCGACAGCTCGATTTAATTAAGCGATATGCCCGGACGATTCTTACCGGTGTGTTTGCCGGATCGGTGATTGGTGTTTTAACCGGGATCATCGGTGCCAAACTGCTCGGATTTAAAAATTTCATTATTCAAACAGTGGCAGCTAAATCTGTTACCACTCCTGTTGCACTGAGTATTACAGACACCGCCCATGGCAATTTAGCGTTGGCGGCAGTGTTCGTCATGATTGCCGGTATTAGTGGTGCGATGTTCGGTCCTCTGATCTTGAGACTTTGCCGAATTACCCACCCTGTAGCAAGAGGAATAGGTATTGGTACTGCTTCTCATGCGATTGGTACATCGAAAGCATTGGAGTTAGGAGAACTTGAAGGATCTGTCAGTGCGTTGTCAATGACGATTAGTGCTGTTATTGTTTCTTTTTTGGTGCCATTGTTTTTAGTTTTCGTATAG
- a CDS encoding DUF1450 domain-containing protein: MGIVVVEICDSNLMNTFDIETLIESEYPEVAVLISDCLSFCGLCRLKPYSLVNNRRIHGKTPKETLDKIRTAIEEELAVFE; encoded by the coding sequence ATGGGAATCGTTGTCGTAGAAATTTGTGATAGCAATTTAATGAATACATTTGATATAGAAACACTGATCGAATCCGAATATCCTGAGGTGGCCGTTCTGATTAGTGACTGCTTAAGCTTCTGCGGGTTGTGCCGGCTCAAACCGTATTCGCTGGTAAACAATCGCAGAATCCATGGCAAAACACCTAAGGAAACGTTGGACAAGATCCGCACAGCAATTGAAGAAGAGCTTGCTGTTTTTGAATAA
- the ald gene encoding alanine dehydrogenase translates to MKIGVPKEIKSNENRVAMTPAGVMMLTQAGHEVKVESGAGNGSGISDQAYQDVGAIIVPSPDQAWAQELVVKVKEPQPSEFSFFRKDLLLFTYMHLAAEKEVADALIKAETTGIAYETVQGRYGDLPLLTPMSEIAGRMSIQSGVHFLEKTHGGKGVLTSGVPGVSPANVVIVGGGIVGTNAAKMAIGLGANVTILDINIQRLRELEDLFQGKIRTLASNKYNLTEKVKKADLVVGAVLIPGAKAPKLVTEEMVQSMEPGSVIVDVAVDQGGSIETIDRVTTHQDPVYVKHDVLHYAVANIPGAVSRTATYSLTNMTAPYVMRLANQGFEKTMKSDPNFALGVNTYKGKVVHQAVADALGYPYAEISSL, encoded by the coding sequence ATGAAAATAGGTGTACCGAAGGAAATTAAAAGTAACGAAAATCGTGTCGCAATGACTCCTGCAGGCGTGATGATGCTGACGCAGGCAGGTCATGAAGTGAAAGTGGAGAGTGGGGCAGGGAATGGTAGTGGTATAAGTGATCAAGCCTATCAAGATGTTGGGGCAATCATTGTTCCATCTCCTGATCAAGCCTGGGCGCAGGAGTTAGTAGTCAAAGTGAAAGAACCGCAGCCATCTGAGTTCTCTTTCTTTCGTAAAGATCTGCTCCTATTTACGTATATGCACTTAGCTGCCGAGAAAGAAGTAGCAGATGCATTAATAAAAGCAGAAACTACCGGGATTGCATATGAAACAGTGCAGGGAAGATATGGCGACTTGCCATTGCTAACACCAATGAGTGAAATTGCGGGGCGAATGTCCATCCAATCAGGGGTTCATTTTCTCGAAAAAACACATGGCGGTAAAGGGGTCTTAACAAGTGGTGTACCAGGAGTATCACCTGCAAATGTTGTGATTGTTGGTGGTGGCATTGTCGGAACAAATGCAGCAAAGATGGCGATCGGTTTAGGTGCTAATGTGACAATTTTAGATATCAATATTCAACGATTACGGGAATTAGAGGATTTATTTCAGGGCAAAATTCGTACGCTTGCCTCTAATAAATACAACCTAACCGAAAAAGTAAAAAAAGCTGATTTAGTAGTCGGTGCTGTGTTAATACCTGGTGCTAAAGCTCCTAAGCTTGTAACCGAGGAGATGGTTCAATCGATGGAACCAGGCTCTGTTATCGTTGATGTAGCAGTCGATCAAGGTGGATCAATCGAAACCATTGATCGTGTTACTACTCATCAGGATCCTGTTTATGTTAAGCATGATGTCCTTCATTACGCGGTCGCGAATATTCCAGGAGCAGTTTCCCGTACGGCGACCTACTCACTGACGAATATGACTGCCCCTTATGTGATGCGTCTCGCTAATCAAGGATTTGAAAAAACGATGAAAAGCGATCCGAATTTTGCTCTTGGAGTTAATACCTACAAGGGCAAGGTTGTTCACCAAGCTGTGGCAGATGCGCTTGGATATCCATACGCTGAAATATCCAGTTTATAA
- a CDS encoding GapA-binding peptide SR1P has protein sequence MNSTKKGLAMGIVICSNCGSSIDALPTQKVTTYYSYCNHPDCQKKKRQNR, from the coding sequence ATGAACTCTACAAAAAAAGGATTGGCAATGGGGATTGTGATTTGTTCAAATTGCGGAAGTTCGATTGATGCATTACCAACGCAGAAGGTGACGACTTATTATTCTTACTGTAATCATCCAGATTGTCAAAAGAAAAAAAGACAAAATAGATAA
- a CDS encoding ArsR/SmtB family transcription factor: MKPSHTTQLELKVHQQLRNCSEIFLALADPIRQDIIMILTKHEKLNVSQILEHSSMSRSAISHHLKILRQANLVNANKKGTEIFYSLHIEDAVPQLKAFLNTTEKIMASKTSKNE; encoded by the coding sequence TTGAAACCTTCACATACTACTCAACTGGAACTAAAAGTACATCAACAATTAAGAAATTGCAGCGAAATCTTTCTTGCCTTGGCTGACCCAATTAGACAGGACATTATTATGATCCTTACGAAACACGAGAAACTAAACGTCAGTCAAATTCTAGAACATTCATCAATGTCACGCTCAGCCATCTCTCATCATTTAAAAATATTGCGTCAAGCTAATTTAGTGAACGCAAATAAAAAAGGCACAGAAATTTTCTATTCTCTTCATATCGAAGATGCCGTACCACAACTTAAAGCCTTTTTAAATACCACTGAAAAAATAATGGCAAGCAAAACTTCTAAAAATGAGTAA
- a CDS encoding SDR family NAD(P)-dependent oxidoreductase: protein MNTVLITGGSSGIGYEFAKLFAQKQYRIILASRNEEKLQESVNYLQQTYVVDTYFITVDLATSNGPDMLYNHLKERSIEIDVLINNAGRGSYGMLHEQSIKSELDMVQLNVHAVSHLMMLFLKDMVDKDSGRILNIGSTTSFYPCPLSANYSASKAFVLYLTEAVATELEGTNVSVTALCPGATTTDFFKNAKMDKQKVSTTEETMDPQKVAAIGFKAMMKRKKYVIPGFQNWLLSHSPRLFPRSTVTSITRRVLEKKK from the coding sequence ATGAATACCGTTCTCATAACAGGTGGTTCAAGCGGGATTGGTTACGAATTTGCCAAGTTATTTGCACAGAAGCAGTATCGAATAATTCTAGCATCACGAAATGAGGAAAAGTTGCAAGAATCAGTCAATTATTTGCAGCAGACTTATGTGGTTGATACCTATTTTATAACCGTTGACTTAGCCACAAGTAATGGCCCTGATATGTTATACAATCATCTAAAAGAACGATCAATTGAAATTGATGTTTTAATCAATAATGCCGGACGAGGCTCATATGGGATGCTTCATGAACAATCTATCAAAAGTGAGCTTGACATGGTACAATTGAATGTTCATGCTGTTTCTCATCTCATGATGCTATTCCTCAAAGATATGGTTGACAAAGATAGCGGCCGCATTCTTAATATTGGCTCGACAACTTCCTTTTACCCCTGCCCACTAAGCGCAAATTACTCTGCATCTAAAGCATTCGTGCTATACTTAACAGAAGCAGTTGCCACTGAATTAGAAGGTACCAATGTTAGTGTAACAGCCTTATGCCCAGGTGCTACGACTACTGATTTCTTTAAAAATGCTAAAATGGATAAACAAAAAGTGTCTACAACAGAGGAAACGATGGACCCGCAAAAGGTAGCCGCAATTGGCTTCAAAGCTATGATGAAGCGAAAAAAATATGTTATTCCTGGCTTTCAAAATTGGTTATTATCACACTCCCCTAGACTATTCCCCAGAAGCACAGTTACAAGTATTACTCGACGTGTTCTGGAAAAGAAGAAATAA